From one Azospirillum ramasamyi genomic stretch:
- a CDS encoding IS630 family transposase (programmed frameshift): MGRSYSSDLRVRIYGEVEKGGSRRAAARRFDVSASTGVRLAQRMAATGSLDPARQGRPPGGGKLAPHAELLIGWVEKQGDITMPELAAKLKAERGVTVHPASLSRFLLARGFTVKKTVLASEAGRADVAEDRRSWRSHRQPRMREEPDRLVFLDETATTTKMTRLRGRAKRGQRFKATAPFGHWDTQTFIAALRCDGLTAPWIIKGAMNRTLFETYVETQLAPTLRPGDVVILDNLSSHKSEKAKAILKERGAWFLFLPPYSPDLNPIEMAFAKLKAHLRRIGARTIEELWRAVGSICDLYTPDECWNYLKHAGYASD, translated from the exons ATGGGGCGCAGCTATTCGTCGGACCTTCGGGTTCGGATTTACGGAGAGGTCGAGAAAGGCGGTTCGCGTCGGGCGGCGGCGCGCCGGTTCGATGTGAGCGCGAGCACGGGCGTGCGGCTTGCTCAGCGCATGGCGGCAACGGGCTCGCTGGACCCGGCCCGGCAGGGGCGCCCACCGGGCGGTGGCAAGCTGGCCCCGCATGCCGAACTTCTGATCGGCTGGGTGGAGAAGCAAGGCGACATCACCATGCCCGAACTGGCGGCCAAGCTGAAGGCCGAGCGCGGGGTCACGGTCCACCCCGCCTCGCTGTCGCGCTTCCTGCTCGCCCGCGGCTTCACTGTC AAAAAAACGGTGCTGGCGAGCGAGGCCGGTCGCGCTGACGTTGCTGAGGACCGCCGGAGTTGGCGCAGCCACCGTCAGCCCCGGATGCGCGAGGAGCCGGATCGGCTGGTGTTTCTCGACGAGACCGCAACCACCACGAAGATGACCCGACTGCGCGGACGGGCCAAGCGCGGCCAGCGGTTCAAGGCCACGGCGCCGTTTGGCCATTGGGACACCCAGACCTTCATCGCTGCCCTGCGCTGCGACGGGCTGACCGCCCCGTGGATCATCAAGGGCGCGATGAACCGGACGCTCTTCGAGACCTATGTCGAGACACAACTCGCCCCGACCCTGCGGCCGGGCGATGTCGTCATCCTCGACAACCTATCCAGCCATAAGAGTGAAAAGGCCAAGGCCATCCTCAAGGAACGTGGCGCTTGGTTCCTCTTCCTGCCGCCCTACAGTCCCGACCTCAACCCTATCGAAATGGCGTTCGCCAAGCTCAAAGCTCATCTCCGCCGCATCGGCGCCCGTACCATCGAGGAGTTGTGGAGGGCTGTCGGCTCTATCTGCGACCTCTACACACCAGACGAATGCTGGAACTACCTCAAACATGCAGGATATGCGTCAGATTAA
- the pdxA gene encoding 4-hydroxythreonine-4-phosphate dehydrogenase PdxA, giving the protein MTAALPDSLPLALTMGEPAGVGGDITLKAWAARHEAAVPPFVVLDDPGRLGALAAKLGMAVPVREVADPGEALALFDRALPVLPVRLGNPVVAGAPDPANGAAVIASIDRAVALVQARQAAAVVTNPIQKSSLYAAGFRHPGHTEYLAHLAGLTEEPIMMLAAADLRVVPVTIHVSVRDAVDLLTTDAIVHAGRVTAAALARDFGIARPRLAVAGLNPHAGEGGAMGREEIDVIAPAIAALRADGIDVSGPRPPDTMFHAAARRGYDAALCMYHDQALIPVKTVDFDSGVNITLGLPFVRTSPDHGTALDIAGTGAANATSLIAALKTAEEMARNRQQSAIS; this is encoded by the coding sequence GTGACGGCCGCCCTGCCGGACAGCCTGCCGCTGGCCCTCACCATGGGGGAGCCGGCAGGCGTCGGCGGGGACATCACCCTCAAGGCCTGGGCGGCGCGCCATGAAGCGGCGGTGCCGCCCTTCGTCGTCCTGGACGATCCCGGCCGGCTGGGCGCGCTGGCGGCGAAGCTGGGCATGGCGGTACCGGTCCGGGAGGTCGCGGACCCCGGCGAAGCCCTGGCGCTGTTCGATCGAGCCCTGCCGGTCCTGCCGGTGCGGCTCGGCAACCCGGTCGTCGCCGGCGCTCCCGACCCGGCAAACGGCGCTGCGGTGATCGCCAGCATCGACCGCGCGGTCGCCCTGGTGCAGGCGCGGCAGGCCGCCGCCGTGGTCACCAACCCCATTCAGAAATCGTCGCTCTACGCCGCCGGCTTCCGTCATCCCGGCCATACCGAATATCTGGCGCATCTGGCCGGCCTGACCGAAGAGCCGATCATGATGCTGGCCGCCGCCGACCTGCGGGTGGTCCCCGTCACCATCCATGTGTCGGTGCGCGACGCAGTCGATCTGCTGACCACCGACGCCATTGTTCATGCCGGCCGCGTCACCGCGGCGGCGCTGGCGCGCGACTTCGGCATCGCGCGGCCCCGGCTCGCCGTCGCCGGCCTCAATCCCCACGCGGGGGAGGGCGGGGCGATGGGGCGGGAGGAGATCGACGTCATCGCACCGGCCATCGCGGCCTTGCGCGCCGACGGCATCGACGTCTCCGGTCCGCGTCCGCCCGACACCATGTTCCACGCCGCCGCCCGCCGGGGCTATGACGCCGCGCTGTGCATGTACCACGATCAGGCGTTGATTCCGGTGAAGACGGTGGATTTCGACAGCGGCGTGAACATCACGCTGGGCCTGCCCTTCGTCCGCACCTCGCCCGATCACGGGACCGCTCTGGACATAGCCGGAACCGGGGCGGCGAACGCGACGAGCCTGATCGCGGCGCTGAAGACCGCCGAGGAAATGGCGCGGAACCGTCAGCAGTCCGCCATCTCCTGA
- a CDS encoding RelA/SpoT family protein, producing MIRQYELVERVKAYDPNADEDLLNRAYVYSMKAHGSQTRASGDPYFLHPLEVAGILTQMKLDAGTIATALLHDTVEDTVATLEDIERVFGKEIARLVDGVTKLSRLELNSEQAKQAENFRKLVLAMSEDIRVLLVKLADRLHNMRTLFHLKKPEKRKRIARETIEIYSPLAERIGMHKIKDELDDLAFAELNPDARDSILAQLARLRSEGENRVQTIITELRELLASEGLPDATVSGREKSAYSIWRKLQRKNVSFEQLSDIMAFRITVGSVGECYQALGVVHAHYPVVPGRFKDYISTPKPNGYRSLHTGVIGPGRNRIEVQIRTQDMHEIAELGVAAHWAYKQDHQPRPNGGEYRWLRELLDILEHAQKPEEFLEHTKLELFQDQVFCFTPKGDLIALPRGATPVDFAYAVHSQVGDHCVGAKINGRMLPLRTQLQNGDQVDIVTSKAQTPVPGWERFVVTGKARARIRKFLRTQQRAQYMELGRGMLMRQFKAEGYEFTEKALENAIKIFQQPTVDDLMAGVGSGLHSVREVFHAVFPGHKAQTAPAAREMEETPKPKAKARKESALPIRGLIPGMAVHYARCCHPLPGDRIVGIVTTGKGVTIHTIDCETLESFHDSPERWIDVSWETGPDSPEEHVGRISVVIANEQGSLGTLFTVIGKNQGNVIHQKITNRSTDYFELLIDIDVKDAKHLTNIMAALRATPAIHSVERARGR from the coding sequence ATGATCCGGCAATACGAGCTTGTCGAGCGCGTCAAGGCGTATGATCCCAACGCCGATGAGGATCTCCTCAACCGCGCCTATGTCTATTCCATGAAGGCGCATGGATCGCAGACGCGCGCGTCCGGCGATCCCTATTTCCTCCACCCGCTGGAGGTCGCCGGCATCCTGACCCAGATGAAGCTGGACGCCGGCACCATCGCCACGGCGCTGCTTCACGACACGGTCGAGGACACGGTCGCCACGCTCGAGGACATCGAGCGGGTGTTCGGCAAGGAGATCGCCCGGCTGGTCGATGGCGTCACCAAGCTGTCGCGGCTGGAGCTGAACAGCGAGCAGGCCAAGCAGGCGGAGAATTTCCGCAAGCTGGTGCTGGCGATGTCGGAGGACATCCGCGTCCTGCTGGTGAAGCTGGCCGACCGGCTTCACAACATGCGCACGCTGTTCCACCTGAAGAAGCCGGAGAAGCGCAAGCGCATCGCCCGTGAAACCATCGAAATCTACTCGCCCTTGGCCGAGCGCATCGGCATGCACAAGATCAAGGACGAGCTGGACGACCTTGCCTTCGCGGAACTGAACCCCGACGCGCGCGACAGCATCCTGGCCCAGCTGGCCCGCCTGCGCAGCGAGGGTGAGAACCGCGTCCAGACCATCATCACCGAACTGCGCGAACTGCTGGCCTCCGAAGGGCTGCCCGACGCGACGGTGTCGGGGCGCGAGAAATCGGCCTATTCGATCTGGCGCAAGCTGCAGCGCAAGAATGTCAGCTTCGAGCAGCTGTCCGACATCATGGCCTTCCGCATCACGGTCGGCTCGGTCGGCGAGTGCTATCAGGCGCTGGGCGTCGTCCACGCGCATTATCCGGTCGTGCCCGGGCGCTTCAAGGACTACATCTCCACGCCCAAGCCCAACGGCTACCGCAGCCTGCACACCGGCGTGATCGGTCCCGGCCGCAACCGGATCGAGGTGCAGATCCGCACCCAGGACATGCACGAGATCGCCGAGCTGGGTGTGGCCGCCCACTGGGCCTACAAGCAGGACCACCAGCCGCGCCCGAATGGCGGCGAATACCGCTGGCTGCGCGAGCTTCTGGACATCCTGGAGCATGCGCAGAAGCCGGAAGAGTTCCTGGAGCACACCAAGCTGGAGCTGTTCCAGGATCAGGTGTTCTGCTTCACGCCGAAGGGCGATCTGATTGCGCTTCCGCGCGGCGCCACGCCGGTCGACTTCGCCTATGCCGTCCATTCGCAGGTCGGCGACCATTGCGTCGGCGCCAAGATCAACGGCCGCATGCTGCCGCTGCGCACCCAGCTGCAGAACGGCGATCAGGTCGACATCGTCACCTCCAAGGCGCAGACGCCGGTTCCGGGCTGGGAACGCTTCGTCGTCACCGGCAAGGCCCGCGCCCGCATCCGCAAGTTCCTGCGCACCCAACAGCGCGCCCAGTACATGGAACTGGGGCGCGGCATGCTGATGCGGCAGTTCAAGGCGGAAGGCTACGAGTTCACCGAAAAGGCGCTGGAAAACGCCATCAAGATCTTCCAGCAGCCGACGGTGGACGACCTGATGGCGGGGGTGGGCTCGGGCCTGCATTCCGTGCGCGAGGTCTTCCACGCCGTCTTCCCCGGCCACAAGGCGCAGACCGCCCCCGCCGCCCGCGAGATGGAGGAAACGCCCAAGCCGAAGGCGAAGGCGCGCAAGGAATCGGCCCTGCCGATCCGCGGCCTGATCCCCGGCATGGCCGTGCATTATGCCCGCTGCTGCCACCCGCTGCCCGGCGACCGCATCGTCGGCATCGTCACCACCGGCAAGGGCGTGACCATCCACACCATCGACTGCGAGACACTGGAGAGCTTCCACGACTCGCCGGAACGCTGGATCGACGTGTCGTGGGAAACCGGGCCGGATTCGCCGGAGGAGCATGTCGGCCGCATCAGCGTCGTCATCGCCAATGAACAGGGCTCGCTCGGCACGCTGTTCACGGTGATCGGCAAGAACCAGGGCAACGTCATCCATCAGAAGATCACGAACCGCAGCACCGATTATTTCGAGCTGCTGATCGACATCGACGTGAAGGATGCCAAGCACCTGACCAACATCATGGCCGCCCTGCGCGCGACCCCGGCCATCCATTCGGTGGAGCGGGCACGGGGACGCTGA
- a CDS encoding peptidylprolyl isomerase encodes MSSLRAVRTTVAVATACALLAMPAAAQSSKAAAGAAAPRTGDESARPARTPGAEGIAAVVNDEVVSVSDVNARIRMALLNAGAASNPETIQRLTPQVMRLLIDERLQMQEAKRLGITVSTAEIDEAIKRIAEQNSMNNQQLQEMLKRQNVPISTLKDQIRSLLAWQKVMQRRIRQDVIVGEDEIDAAMERLKANIGKPEYLVAEIFLAVDSPDQDAEVRRNAERLVEEVKRGGNFAALARQFSQSAGAATGGDLGWVRSGELSPEVDKALSGMRGGQLSAPIRTATGYHILLVRGQRPFGSSGGEVPMPAAQPAAPRPQPRPDMARATVNMKQIIIPIESPDQAKAVKEQAEKLRKSIKSCADFQARAKDSGMPESGDMGTMRVKDMAPGLQNLALGIPLGQASPVLMSQAAAVILIVCKRDIPMIQPPPEARPAPPPPPAPTPIKEAKLPAREEVERDLINERAELLSRRYLRDLRRSAFIETRL; translated from the coding sequence ATGTCGAGTTTGCGAGCCGTCCGGACCACCGTCGCCGTGGCGACCGCCTGCGCGCTTCTGGCCATGCCCGCCGCGGCGCAGTCCAGCAAGGCGGCGGCCGGCGCCGCGGCGCCGAGGACGGGCGACGAATCCGCCCGCCCGGCACGGACGCCGGGGGCGGAGGGCATCGCCGCGGTCGTGAACGACGAGGTGGTCTCCGTCTCCGACGTCAATGCCCGCATCCGCATGGCGCTGCTCAATGCCGGTGCCGCCAGCAATCCTGAAACGATCCAGCGCCTGACCCCGCAGGTCATGCGCCTGCTGATCGACGAGCGGCTGCAGATGCAGGAGGCGAAGCGCCTTGGCATCACCGTTTCGACCGCCGAGATCGACGAGGCGATCAAGCGCATCGCCGAACAGAACAGCATGAACAACCAGCAGCTTCAGGAGATGCTGAAGCGGCAGAACGTGCCCATCTCCACCCTGAAGGACCAGATCCGCTCGCTGCTGGCCTGGCAGAAGGTGATGCAGCGCCGCATCCGCCAGGATGTCATCGTCGGCGAGGACGAGATCGACGCGGCGATGGAGCGGCTGAAGGCCAACATCGGCAAGCCCGAATATCTGGTCGCCGAAATCTTCCTGGCGGTGGACAGCCCCGACCAGGACGCCGAGGTGCGCCGCAACGCCGAGCGTCTGGTGGAGGAGGTGAAGCGCGGCGGCAATTTCGCGGCGCTGGCCCGCCAGTTCTCGCAATCCGCCGGTGCCGCGACGGGCGGCGACCTGGGCTGGGTGCGCAGCGGCGAGCTTTCGCCGGAAGTCGACAAGGCGCTGTCGGGGATGCGCGGCGGCCAGCTTTCGGCGCCGATCCGCACGGCGACCGGCTATCACATCCTGCTGGTGCGCGGTCAGCGCCCGTTCGGCAGCAGCGGCGGCGAGGTGCCGATGCCCGCCGCCCAGCCGGCGGCGCCCCGTCCGCAGCCGCGGCCCGACATGGCCAGGGCCACGGTCAACATGAAGCAGATCATCATTCCGATCGAATCCCCGGACCAGGCCAAGGCGGTCAAGGAACAGGCGGAAAAGCTGCGGAAGTCGATCAAGAGCTGCGCCGATTTCCAGGCCCGCGCCAAGGACTCCGGCATGCCTGAGTCCGGCGACATGGGCACCATGCGCGTCAAGGACATGGCGCCGGGCCTGCAGAACCTCGCGCTCGGCATTCCGCTGGGTCAGGCCAGCCCGGTCCTGATGAGCCAGGCCGCAGCGGTGATCCTGATCGTCTGCAAGCGCGACATTCCGATGATCCAGCCGCCGCCGGAAGCCCGGCCGGCCCCGCCGCCGCCGCCCGCGCCGACCCCGATCAAGGAGGCCAAGCTGCCGGCCCGCGAGGAGGTGGAACGCGACCTGATCAACGAGCGGGCCGAACTGCTGTCGCGCCGCTACCTGCGCGATCTGCGCCGCAGCGCCTTCATCGAGACGCGCCTGTGA
- a CDS encoding NYN domain-containing protein, translated as MERNSTLPRDVSKLFYKEERLALFIDGANLYAAARSLGFDIDYKRLRDGFAGEGRLVRAFYYTALVEDQEYSPIRPLVDWLDYNGYTMVTKPTKEFTDASGRRKIKGNMDIELAIDVMEMADHVDHILLFSGDGDFRRLVEAVQRKGVRFSVVSTVRSQPPMVADELRRQADNFIELQELAPFIARTHHHREQAPLHHDHQSGPTMYDPDDRG; from the coding sequence TTGGAGCGCAATTCCACTTTGCCGCGTGATGTCAGCAAGTTGTTTTACAAGGAAGAGCGTCTCGCTCTTTTCATTGACGGCGCGAACCTTTATGCCGCCGCGCGTTCATTGGGCTTCGACATCGATTACAAGAGGTTGCGCGACGGCTTTGCCGGAGAGGGCCGGCTTGTCCGCGCCTTCTACTATACCGCACTCGTTGAGGATCAAGAGTATTCTCCGATTCGTCCCTTGGTTGATTGGCTCGACTACAACGGCTACACAATGGTGACCAAGCCGACCAAGGAGTTCACCGACGCCTCCGGCCGGCGCAAGATCAAAGGCAACATGGATATCGAGCTGGCCATCGACGTGATGGAGATGGCCGACCATGTCGATCACATCCTGCTCTTCTCCGGCGACGGCGATTTCCGCCGGCTGGTGGAGGCGGTGCAGCGCAAGGGCGTGCGCTTCAGCGTCGTCAGCACGGTGCGTTCGCAGCCGCCGATGGTGGCGGACGAGTTGCGCCGACAGGCCGACAATTTCATCGAGTTGCAGGAGTTGGCGCCCTTCATCGCCCGCACCCATCATCACCGCGAGCAGGCTCCTTTGCATCACGACCACCAGAGCGGCCCGACGATGTACGATCCGGACGACCGCGGCTGA
- the rpoZ gene encoding DNA-directed RNA polymerase subunit omega — protein MARVTVEDCVLKVPNRFELVMMAAQRAREVASGAPLSIDRDNDKNPVVALREIADETVSLEYLKNALIKGHQKHVEPDEPEEEIVELMAGENDWAARGNNSLGDEDGMSESDGEELGEDDDIAADMDAEPGAGFAMTEDPDGDL, from the coding sequence ATGGCCCGCGTTACCGTTGAAGATTGCGTCCTGAAGGTTCCGAACCGTTTCGAGCTGGTCATGATGGCTGCCCAGCGCGCCCGCGAGGTCGCGAGCGGCGCTCCGCTGTCGATCGACCGCGACAACGACAAGAACCCGGTCGTGGCGCTCCGCGAGATCGCGGACGAGACGGTGTCGCTGGAGTATCTGAAGAACGCCCTGATCAAGGGCCATCAGAAGCATGTCGAGCCGGACGAGCCGGAAGAAGAGATCGTCGAGCTGATGGCCGGCGAGAACGACTGGGCCGCCCGCGGCAACAACTCGCTGGGCGATGAAGACGGCATGAGCGAGAGCGACGGCGAGGAACTGGGCGAGGACGACGACATCGCCGCCGACATGGATGCCGAGCCGGGCGCCGGTTTCGCCATGACCGAGGATCCCGACGGAGACCTCTGA
- the lepB gene encoding signal peptidase I, whose translation MTFQKETASNAKTKESGFVETVKTVFFAVLIAFGVRTFAFEPFNIPSGSMIPTLLIGDYLFVSKFSYGYSKHTVGFGLPLFEGRILGSEPERGDVAVFKLPRDNKTDYIKRVVGLPGDSIQMIGGILHINGQPVKRERIEDFVTTDSLGRSIRTAQFIETLPNGRSYRIIEESDNGPLDNTPVFKVPAGNVFVMGDNRDNSLDSRVPSQVGFVPIENMVGRAEFLFFSLDEGTRFYEIWRWPVDLRFSRLFNGVR comes from the coding sequence ATGACCTTTCAGAAAGAGACGGCGTCCAACGCCAAGACCAAGGAATCCGGGTTCGTCGAGACCGTGAAGACGGTGTTCTTCGCGGTTCTGATCGCCTTCGGCGTGCGGACTTTCGCGTTCGAGCCCTTCAACATCCCGTCCGGGTCGATGATCCCGACGCTGCTGATCGGCGATTACCTGTTCGTGTCGAAGTTCAGCTACGGCTACAGCAAGCACACGGTCGGCTTCGGCTTGCCGCTGTTCGAGGGCCGGATCCTGGGCTCCGAGCCGGAGCGGGGCGACGTGGCGGTGTTCAAGCTGCCGCGCGACAACAAGACCGACTACATCAAGCGCGTCGTCGGCCTGCCCGGCGACAGCATCCAGATGATCGGCGGCATCCTGCACATCAACGGCCAGCCGGTGAAGCGCGAGCGGATCGAGGATTTCGTGACAACGGATTCGCTGGGCCGCAGCATCCGCACCGCGCAGTTCATCGAAACGCTGCCCAACGGCCGCAGCTACCGCATCATCGAGGAGTCGGACAACGGCCCGCTCGACAACACGCCGGTGTTCAAGGTGCCGGCCGGCAACGTGTTCGTGATGGGCGACAACCGCGACAACTCGCTCGACAGCCGCGTGCCGTCGCAGGTGGGGTTCGTTCCCATCGAGAACATGGTCGGCCGCGCCGAATTCCTGTTCTTCTCGCTCGACGAGGGCACGCGCTTCTACGAAATCTGGCGTTGGCCGGTCGATCTGCGCTTCAGCCGCCTGTTCAACGGAGTCCGGTAA
- the rnc gene encoding ribonuclease III, whose protein sequence is MSTVTMAPADAGAGSEAGTGNDGAVQSADVVELARALGHQFADLSLLRDAVTHPSLMGLERAGRKSHKGPGIAYERLEFLGDRVVGLVVAQWLLERYPNEREGALAKRHAALVRRESLGRVADTIGLGAYLRLSPAEASSGGRENRTILGDACEAVLGAMYLDGGLEPVTRFVRQALAGEIDKATPPPLDSKTTLQEWAQGRGKPLPRYELIEHSGPAHEPLFVVAVHVAGLEPVTGSGSSKRIAEKKAASTLLRQVGVQVDD, encoded by the coding sequence GTGTCCACCGTCACCATGGCGCCCGCCGATGCGGGTGCCGGCTCCGAAGCCGGAACCGGGAACGACGGCGCCGTCCAGTCCGCGGATGTGGTGGAACTGGCGCGCGCGCTGGGTCACCAGTTCGCCGACCTGTCGCTTCTGCGCGACGCGGTCACCCATCCCAGCCTGATGGGGCTGGAGCGGGCCGGCCGCAAGTCGCACAAGGGTCCGGGCATCGCCTATGAGCGGCTGGAATTCCTAGGCGACCGCGTCGTCGGGCTCGTCGTCGCGCAGTGGCTGCTGGAACGCTATCCCAACGAACGCGAGGGCGCGCTCGCCAAGCGCCATGCCGCGCTGGTGCGCCGGGAATCATTGGGCCGGGTCGCCGACACCATCGGGCTGGGCGCCTATCTGCGCCTGTCCCCGGCGGAAGCGTCGAGCGGCGGGCGCGAGAACCGGACCATCCTGGGCGACGCCTGCGAGGCGGTGCTGGGCGCCATGTATCTCGACGGCGGGCTGGAGCCGGTGACGCGCTTCGTCCGCCAGGCCCTGGCGGGCGAAATCGACAAGGCGACGCCGCCGCCGCTGGACAGCAAGACCACGCTGCAGGAGTGGGCGCAGGGACGCGGCAAGCCGCTGCCCCGTTATGAATTGATCGAACACAGCGGACCGGCGCACGAGCCGTTGTTCGTTGTTGCTGTGCATGTCGCGGGCCTGGAACCGGTCACCGGGTCCGGCTCGTCCAAGCGTATCGCGGAAAAGAAGGCGGCCAGCACATTGCTGCGCCAGGTGGGAGTGCAAGTCGATGACTGA
- a CDS encoding pyridoxine 5'-phosphate synthase gives MSRFLRLGVNIDHVATVRNARGGVHPDPVRAAKLAIEAGADGITAHLREDRRHIVDRDIERLMAEIDRPLNFEMAATDEMLSIALRHKPHAACLVPEKRTEVTTEGGLDVIGQYDHLVRPVGELSAAGIRVSLFIDPEPEQLDAARRLGAPVVELHTGAYCDAADPAEREAELARIVRAAAHAEAIGLECHAGHGLSYDTVGPVAAIPTIVELNIGHFLIGEAIFVGLTNSIARMRKAMDRARAAGTAA, from the coding sequence ATGTCCCGTTTCCTGCGCCTCGGCGTGAACATCGACCATGTGGCGACCGTCCGCAACGCACGCGGCGGGGTGCATCCCGATCCCGTGCGCGCGGCGAAGCTTGCCATCGAGGCCGGGGCCGACGGGATCACGGCGCATCTGCGCGAGGACCGGCGCCACATCGTTGATCGCGACATCGAGCGGCTGATGGCCGAGATCGACCGTCCGCTGAACTTTGAAATGGCGGCGACCGACGAGATGCTCTCCATCGCGCTGCGCCACAAGCCCCACGCGGCCTGCCTCGTCCCGGAAAAGCGCACGGAGGTGACGACCGAGGGCGGGCTGGACGTGATCGGCCAATACGACCATCTGGTCCGTCCGGTCGGCGAGTTGAGCGCCGCCGGCATCCGCGTCTCGCTGTTCATCGACCCGGAGCCGGAGCAGCTCGACGCCGCCAGGCGGCTGGGCGCCCCGGTGGTCGAACTGCACACCGGCGCCTATTGCGACGCCGCCGATCCGGCGGAGCGCGAGGCGGAGCTGGCGCGCATCGTCCGCGCCGCGGCCCATGCCGAGGCGATCGGGCTGGAATGCCATGCCGGCCATGGCCTGAGCTATGACACCGTCGGCCCGGTGGCGGCGATCCCGACCATCGTGGAGCTGAACATCGGCCATTTCCTGATCGGGGAGGCGATCTTCGTCGGCCTGACCAACTCCATCGCCCGCATGCGCAAGGCGATGGACAGGGCACGCGCAGCCGGGACAGCGGCATGA
- the acpS gene encoding holo-ACP synthase: MMMSGTILGIGNDLIDIRRVEKSLERFGQRFIDRIFTEVEQAKSERRAGSAAKNNARASTYAKRFAAKEACSKALGTGFRDGVFWRDMGVVNLPSGQPTMRLTGGALARLEAITPPGMRARIHVTLTDEYPMAEAFVVISAEPIESAPTETAPTETAMPTNTATPE; encoded by the coding sequence ATGATGATGTCCGGCACCATTCTCGGCATCGGCAACGACCTGATCGACATCCGGCGGGTCGAGAAGTCGCTGGAACGTTTCGGACAGCGCTTCATCGACCGCATCTTCACCGAGGTCGAGCAGGCGAAGTCCGAACGCCGGGCCGGTTCCGCCGCGAAGAACAACGCTCGCGCCTCGACCTACGCCAAGCGTTTCGCCGCCAAGGAGGCCTGCTCCAAGGCGCTCGGCACCGGCTTTCGCGACGGGGTGTTCTGGCGCGACATGGGGGTGGTCAACCTGCCGTCCGGCCAGCCGACCATGCGCCTGACCGGCGGTGCCCTGGCCCGGCTGGAGGCGATCACGCCGCCGGGCATGCGCGCCCGCATCCATGTGACGCTGACCGACGAGTACCCGATGGCCGAGGCCTTCGTCGTCATCAGCGCCGAACCGATCGAGTCCGCCCCCACCGAGACCGCCCCCACCGAGACCGCAATGCCCACCAATACGGCGACCCCAGAATGA
- the lptG gene encoding LPS export ABC transporter permease LptG yields the protein MYSSPTLSRYIGRQFIVWFCLLMVILLAIVLLLDTVELLRRAGSKPNVTFGLVVQMALLKLPEIGQQIFPFVILFAGMFTFWRLTRSAELVVARAVGVSAWQFLMPVMFAAAAIGVVKVTLINPVGAVFVAKYEQMQDRYLKLQSSTLNISRSGLWLRQTNENEQYFIHSELVNPVTFELSNVIVFLFDADQNYLGRIDAPSAVLRDRKWELQDAILNRAKKDPELLDTYTIPTELDMATIEESFAPPETISFWELPRFINTLETTGFPAVRHRLHYQSLLAQPFLFLAMVLFAAAFSLRLPRRGGTMAMVTGGVLTGFVLFVMTDVVRTFGMSETIPIIMAAWSPAGISLLLGTAALLHLEDG from the coding sequence ATGTATTCATCGCCTACGCTTTCCCGCTACATCGGACGGCAGTTCATCGTCTGGTTCTGCCTGCTGATGGTGATCCTGCTCGCAATCGTGCTGCTGCTGGATACCGTCGAACTGCTGCGCCGCGCCGGCAGCAAGCCCAACGTCACCTTCGGGCTGGTGGTTCAGATGGCTCTGCTGAAGCTGCCGGAGATCGGCCAGCAGATCTTTCCCTTCGTCATCCTGTTCGCGGGCATGTTCACCTTCTGGCGGCTGACCCGCAGCGCCGAACTGGTGGTGGCGCGCGCGGTCGGCGTGTCGGCCTGGCAGTTCCTTATGCCGGTGATGTTCGCCGCCGCCGCCATCGGTGTGGTGAAGGTGACACTGATCAACCCGGTCGGCGCGGTGTTCGTCGCCAAATACGAACAGATGCAGGACCGATATCTGAAACTGCAGTCCAGCACGCTGAACATCTCCCGATCCGGCCTGTGGCTGCGCCAGACCAACGAGAATGAGCAGTACTTCATCCATTCGGAGCTGGTGAACCCGGTGACCTTCGAGCTGTCGAACGTCATCGTCTTCCTGTTCGACGCCGATCAGAACTATCTGGGCCGCATCGACGCCCCCAGTGCCGTCCTGAGGGACCGCAAATGGGAGCTGCAGGATGCCATCCTGAACCGGGCCAAGAAGGACCCGGAGCTGCTGGACACCTACACCATCCCGACCGAACTGGACATGGCGACCATCGAGGAGAGCTTCGCCCCGCCGGAGACCATCTCCTTCTGGGAACTGCCGCGCTTCATCAACACGCTGGAGACGACCGGCTTCCCCGCCGTGCGCCACCGGCTGCATTACCAGTCGCTGCTCGCCCAGCCCTTCCTGTTCCTGGCGATGGTGCTGTTCGCCGCCGCCTTCTCGCTGCGGCTGCCGCGGCGGGGCGGGACGATGGCGATGGTCACCGGCGGCGTGCTGACCGGCTTCGTTCTGTTCGTGATGACCGACGTGGTGCGGACCTTCGGCATGTCGGAGACGATCCCCATCATCATGGCGGCCTGGAGTCCGGCCGGGATCAGCCTGCTGCTGGGCACCGCGGCGCTGCTGCATCTGGAGGATGGTTGA